From a single Georhizobium profundi genomic region:
- a CDS encoding cation-translocating P-type ATPase — MSCCAPGAETLPSQSLPSDEELLLVSRPLGNGLRQVDLSVPGVHCAACIRTIEKALASLPGVENARVNLSTKRVSVRFYEGTVPPVTSTLAAVGYPAHLAEDTADDGDPELSRLLRAVGISGFAAGNIMLLSVSVWSGAEGATRDLFHFVSALIALPALIYAGGIYFRSAWNALSHGRMNMDVPIAVGVSLAYAMSLYETITNGPHAYFDASVSLLFFLLIGRTLDHVMRNRARTAVRNLARIAPRGALVIEPDGERRYRPVSEIEPGIRLLIAAGDRIPVDGLIETGASDVDMALVTGESRPIRVDSGASVRAGALNVTGPLTLVAERRASDSFLADMLRMLETAEGGRAGYRRIAERVSALYAPVVHLGALLTFLGWMAFGGDWHRAMTIAIAVLIITCPCALGLAVPIVQVVAARRLFEAGIMVKDGSAMERLAEADHVIFDKTGTLTLGEMRLTNADAIKPAMLARAGALARQSRHPASRAIAGAAGDDWGGTLTDIREVPGDGIEGHDADGVWRLGRADWARHDGNGSGTVLTVDGTEKARFSFEDRLRPGAAQAVAALASVGPVEMLSGDTGDACRKVAEVAGILDWHPGMLPSDKLQRIAALEREGRKVLMVGDGINDAPALAAAHVSIAPSEAADIGRAAADFVFMKGSLDAVPFARSIALQANRLVRQNIGFAIAYNVVAVPIAVLGHATPLIAAIAMSASSLIVIANALRLGFAAKRPGASAGQAIQREALA, encoded by the coding sequence ATGAGCTGCTGCGCGCCGGGGGCGGAAACGCTGCCGTCACAATCGCTCCCATCCGACGAAGAGCTTCTCCTCGTCAGTCGCCCGCTTGGCAACGGCCTGCGCCAGGTCGACCTATCGGTTCCCGGCGTCCATTGCGCCGCCTGTATCCGAACGATCGAGAAGGCACTTGCATCGCTGCCCGGCGTGGAGAATGCCCGCGTCAACCTCTCGACCAAACGCGTCTCGGTCCGCTTCTATGAGGGAACCGTGCCACCGGTAACCTCGACGCTGGCGGCAGTCGGCTATCCGGCGCATCTGGCCGAAGACACGGCAGACGATGGCGACCCGGAACTGTCGCGCCTGTTGCGCGCCGTCGGCATCTCAGGCTTCGCTGCCGGCAACATCATGCTCTTGTCGGTATCCGTATGGTCGGGGGCTGAAGGCGCGACCCGAGACCTGTTCCACTTTGTCTCCGCGCTCATCGCTTTGCCGGCGCTGATCTATGCGGGCGGCATCTACTTCCGCTCCGCGTGGAATGCACTGTCGCATGGGCGCATGAACATGGATGTGCCGATCGCTGTCGGCGTGAGCCTCGCCTATGCGATGAGCCTCTACGAGACGATCACGAACGGCCCGCACGCCTATTTCGACGCCTCCGTGTCCCTACTCTTCTTCCTTCTGATCGGCCGCACGCTCGACCACGTCATGCGCAACCGCGCGCGCACCGCGGTTCGCAACCTCGCCCGCATCGCGCCGCGCGGCGCGCTGGTGATTGAACCGGACGGTGAGCGTCGCTACCGCCCCGTCAGCGAGATCGAACCGGGCATACGGCTCTTGATCGCTGCCGGCGATCGCATTCCGGTTGATGGTCTGATCGAAACCGGCGCTTCCGATGTCGATATGGCGCTGGTCACGGGCGAAAGCCGGCCCATCCGCGTAGACAGCGGTGCGAGCGTTCGCGCTGGCGCACTCAACGTCACCGGACCCCTGACGCTGGTGGCTGAGCGCAGGGCATCGGACTCTTTCCTCGCCGACATGCTGCGCATGCTGGAAACGGCCGAAGGCGGCCGCGCCGGCTATCGCCGCATTGCCGAGCGCGTGTCGGCGCTCTACGCGCCCGTCGTGCATTTGGGCGCGCTGCTCACCTTCCTCGGCTGGATGGCGTTTGGCGGCGACTGGCATCGTGCGATGACGATCGCGATTGCCGTTCTCATCATCACCTGCCCCTGCGCGCTCGGACTGGCGGTTCCAATCGTCCAGGTCGTCGCGGCGCGCCGGCTCTTCGAGGCGGGCATCATGGTCAAGGATGGCTCGGCGATGGAGCGGCTCGCCGAGGCCGATCATGTCATTTTCGATAAGACAGGCACGCTGACGCTTGGCGAAATGCGGCTGACGAATGCCGATGCAATCAAGCCGGCAATGCTCGCCCGGGCCGGTGCGCTCGCGCGTCAGTCGCGTCATCCGGCCTCGCGCGCCATCGCCGGGGCGGCAGGTGACGACTGGGGCGGCACTCTGACCGATATTCGAGAGGTGCCGGGAGACGGCATCGAAGGCCACGACGCCGACGGCGTATGGCGCCTTGGCCGCGCCGACTGGGCCAGGCACGACGGTAATGGATCAGGAACCGTTCTGACGGTTGATGGCACGGAGAAAGCGCGTTTCAGCTTCGAGGATCGCCTGCGCCCCGGTGCGGCGCAAGCCGTTGCAGCTCTCGCTTCCGTCGGCCCCGTCGAAATGCTGTCGGGCGACACGGGAGACGCCTGTCGCAAGGTGGCGGAAGTCGCCGGCATCTTGGATTGGCACCCGGGCATGCTGCCCTCCGACAAGCTCCAGCGGATCGCGGCGCTGGAACGAGAGGGCCGCAAGGTCCTGATGGTCGGTGACGGCATCAACGACGCTCCCGCGCTCGCCGCTGCCCATGTCTCGATCGCACCCTCAGAGGCGGCCGATATCGGCCGAGCCGCTGCCGATTTCGTCTTCATGAAGGGCAGTCTTGACGCGGTACCCTTTGCCCGCTCGATTGCGCTTCAGGCAAACAGGCTGGTGCGGCAGAACATTGGCTTCGCGATCGCCTACAATGTCGTCGCCGTGCCCATCGCCGTCCTCGGCCACGCCACGCCGCTCATTGCAGCAATCGCCATGTCGGCGTCATCGCTCATAGTCATCGCCAACGCGCTGCGGCTCGGCTTCGCCGCCAAGCGCCCAGGCGCTTCTGCTGGACAGGCAATCCAACGGGAGGCGCTCGCGTGA
- a CDS encoding FixH family protein: MTTGQDTGAFTGRHMLLIMIAFFGVIIGVNVTMATLAGTSWTGFVVRNSYIASQEFNGKVEAAREQIALGWAASLTLDDGTVSLRLADAGAAPIPLSAAELVFRNPASEADDTTISLVPGARGMVGAARLRDGLWVVEIDAVTIDGRAWRETRRIILSDGRLQ; the protein is encoded by the coding sequence ATGACGACCGGGCAAGACACCGGCGCCTTTACCGGGCGCCATATGCTCCTCATCATGATCGCCTTCTTCGGCGTCATCATCGGCGTCAATGTCACCATGGCGACATTGGCGGGGACGAGCTGGACGGGTTTCGTCGTGCGGAATTCCTACATTGCGAGCCAGGAGTTCAACGGCAAAGTCGAGGCGGCCCGCGAGCAGATTGCGCTTGGATGGGCCGCATCGCTGACGCTAGACGATGGCACGGTCTCGCTGCGCCTCGCAGATGCCGGAGCGGCGCCGATTCCGCTATCGGCCGCCGAACTCGTCTTCCGCAACCCGGCCTCCGAGGCGGACGACACCACGATCTCGCTCGTTCCTGGCGCCCGCGGAATGGTCGGCGCGGCAAGGCTGCGCGATGGCCTCTGGGTCGTCGAGATCGACGCCGTCACCATTGACGGCCGGGCCTGGCGGGAGACGCGACGCATCATCCTGAGCGACGGGAGGCTGCAATGA
- the ccoG gene encoding cytochrome c oxidase accessory protein CcoG, whose amino-acid sequence MTAFDTSIERNAIEQHAAEPVNAARIRQPLYAPRRKIFPKRAEGTFRRFKWLVMLITLMIYYVTPWLRWDRGPHAPDQAVLVDMANRRFYFFFVEIWPQEFWLVAGLLVMAGFGLFLVTSAVGRAWCGYACPQTVWVDLFLVVERAIEGDRNARIKLDAAPYDARKLALRVSKHAIWLLIAVATGGAWIFYFADAPSLFVGLFTGRAAPIAYITIAVLTATTYVFGGLMREQVCTYMCPWPRIQAAMLDENSLTVTYNDWRGEPRSRHAKKALAAGDAVGDCVDCNACVAVCPMGIDIRDGQQLECITCALCIDACDGVMDKLNRDRGLISYATLADYNQNMALATAGGTSAIDPKRIRGRDGRLLPGITNVRFTRIVRPRTMVYFAAWSLVGLALLYGLMTRDRLQVNVLHDRNPQYVLLSDGAIRNGYTVKLLNKIPEPRAVIISLKGLPHAAMSAVGINEPASRKLAVTLEPDRLRTLKIYVAQPAAAINGSVQTFRFVVEDPSSFEADSYTASFEAPQP is encoded by the coding sequence ATGACAGCATTCGACACATCGATCGAGCGGAACGCCATCGAGCAGCACGCAGCCGAGCCGGTGAACGCCGCGCGCATCCGTCAGCCGCTTTACGCGCCGCGGCGCAAGATTTTTCCCAAACGCGCTGAAGGAACGTTCCGCCGCTTCAAGTGGCTCGTCATGCTGATCACACTCATGATCTACTACGTGACGCCCTGGCTGCGCTGGGACCGCGGCCCGCACGCGCCCGACCAGGCCGTCCTGGTCGACATGGCCAATCGACGGTTCTATTTCTTCTTCGTTGAGATTTGGCCGCAGGAATTTTGGCTCGTCGCAGGCTTGCTGGTCATGGCGGGCTTCGGCTTGTTTCTTGTCACGTCTGCCGTCGGGCGCGCCTGGTGCGGCTATGCCTGCCCACAGACGGTCTGGGTCGATCTGTTCCTCGTTGTGGAGCGGGCCATCGAAGGCGACCGCAATGCCCGCATCAAGCTCGACGCCGCCCCTTATGATGCGCGCAAGCTTGCCTTGCGGGTATCCAAGCATGCCATCTGGCTCCTGATCGCAGTCGCGACCGGCGGCGCCTGGATCTTCTACTTCGCCGATGCGCCGAGCTTGTTCGTCGGCCTCTTCACCGGCCGGGCCGCGCCGATCGCCTACATCACCATCGCCGTGCTGACGGCCACGACCTACGTCTTCGGCGGGCTCATGCGCGAGCAGGTCTGCACCTATATGTGCCCCTGGCCGCGCATCCAGGCGGCGATGCTCGACGAAAACTCGCTGACCGTCACCTACAATGACTGGCGCGGCGAACCGCGCTCGCGCCATGCCAAGAAGGCGCTGGCCGCCGGGGACGCGGTCGGCGACTGCGTCGACTGCAATGCCTGCGTCGCCGTCTGTCCGATGGGCATCGACATCCGCGACGGGCAGCAGCTCGAATGCATCACTTGCGCGCTTTGCATCGATGCCTGCGATGGCGTCATGGACAAGCTCAACCGCGACCGCGGCCTGATCTCCTACGCGACGCTTGCCGACTACAACCAGAACATGGCTCTGGCGACGGCAGGCGGAACCAGCGCGATCGATCCGAAGCGTATCCGCGGCAGGGATGGACGACTGCTTCCAGGGATCACCAATGTCCGCTTCACCCGCATCGTGCGGCCGAGGACGATGGTCTACTTCGCGGCCTGGTCGCTGGTCGGTCTTGCCCTTCTCTACGGCTTGATGACGCGCGACCGTCTTCAGGTGAACGTGCTGCACGATCGCAATCCGCAATATGTCCTGTTATCCGACGGTGCGATCCGCAACGGCTATACCGTCAAGCTCCTGAACAAGATCCCTGAGCCGCGCGCCGTCATCATATCGCTTAAAGGCCTGCCGCATGCGGCGATGAGTGCCGTCGGGATCAACGAGCCGGCATCGCGAAAGCTGGCGGTCACGTTGGAGCCGGACCGCCTGCGCACGCTGAAAATCTATGTGGCGCAGCCAGCCGCAGCGATCAACGGCTCCGTCCAGACCTTCCGCTTCGTCGTCGAAGACCCGTCGAGCTTCGAGGCCGACTCTTACACTGCCAGCTTCGAGGCACCGCAGCCATGA